The window TACAAGCAACATTTTTAACACCCAAAACGGTAATATACAACGCATTAGTCCAATTATTGGCTGCATTTGTATGTGTTGCTGCTGTTGATGCTTTAATACGTTCCTTTTTCAATCCCTGAAAACATACGTGTTGTTAAACTGGTAAACATTTTACCAGCTTGTCAAAAATCCATCTAAACATCAAAATTTAATTATAAACTTTTAAAAATCTACAACTATGTCAGCCTTAAAATTCGAAACCTTACAATTACATGCCGGCCAGGAAGTTGAACCTACTACAGGTTCACGCGCGGTGCCACTTTATCAAACTACATCGTACGTATTTAAAAACGCCGAGCATGGCGCCAACCTTTTCGCGCTAAAAGAGTTTGGCAATATTTATACCCGCTTAATGAACCCCACTACCGATGTGTTTGAAAAACGCATTGCCGCTTTAGAGGGCGGTGTTGCGGCTTTAGCCACTGCATCGGGCCAGGCAGCGCAGTTTATAGCGTTAAATAACATTTTACAGGTGGGCGATAATTTTGTGACCTCGCCCTTTTTATATGGCGGCACTTACAACCAGTTTAAAGTAGCCTTTAAACGCTTAGGTATTGATGTGCGTTTTGCCAAAGATGATACCGCCGAAAGCCTTGAAGCTTTAATAGATGATAAAACCAAGGCCATTTACCTGGAAACTATTGGTAACCCGGGCTTTACAATTGCCGATTTTGATAAAGTTGGCGCATTGGCCAAAAAGCACGACCTGCCTTTAATAGTTGATAACACTTTTGGAGCAGGCGGCTATTTATTCCGCCCGTTGGAGCATGGCGCAAGCGTGGTGGTACAATCAACCACTAAGTGGATTGGCGGCCACGGTACCAGTATTGGCGGCGTTATTGTTGACGGCGGCACTTATAACTGGGGCAACGGCAAATTCCCGCAGTTTACTGAGCCATCTGAAGGTTACCACGGCTTAGTTTTTGCAGATGTGTTTGGCATTGGCGGTCCGTTTGGTAATATTCAATTTATTATTCGCGCCCGTGTAGAAGGATTGCGCGATTTTGGTCCTTCGCAATCCCCATTTAATTCATGGCTCAACATCCAGGGACTGGAAACACTATCATTACGGGTGCAGCGCCATGTAGATAATACATTGGAACTGGCCAAATGGCTTGATCAGCATCCGCAGGTAGCATCAGTAAATTATCCCGGATTAACATCGTCGCCATACCACGAATTAGCAAAAAAATATCTGAAAAATGGCTTTGGAGCAGTATTGTCTTTCGAGATTGATGGTGATAAAGAAGCAGCAGGTAAATTAATAGATAGCTTGAAACTGGTGAGCCATTTGGCCAATGTGGGCGATGCCAAAACATTGATCATTCAGCCATCGGCAACAACACATCAGCAGCTATCTGATGAAGAACAGCTATCGGCAGGCGTTACCCCAACATCGTTAAGAGTAGCGGTTGGTATTGAGCATATTGACGATATAAAAGCAGATTTTGAACAGGCATTTGCCAAAATAAAAGAGGCGCAAGCCGAATTAGCGTAGTGGTGAGTGGTGAGCAGTGAATGGTGAGTGAATAAAAAACTCACCATTCACTACTGACAACTCACTTCTATCAACATGATAGAAGAATGAATACAGAAATATTTAAGTACACACAAACTTTTGAGCTGGAATCTGGCGAACAACTACAGCAACTGGAGATAGGCTTTCATACGTATGGCCGCTTAAACAAAGAGCGGGACAACGTGGTGTGGGTATGCCACGCCCTGACAGCCAATGCCGATGTTTTTGATTGGTGGAAAGGTTTTGTGGGCACCGCAAATAAATTTAACCCCGAAGAACATTTTATAGTTTGTGCCAATATTTTAGGTTCGCCGTATGGTACAACTAATCCGTTAAGTACAAATCCTGAAACTGGTTTGCCATATTTTTTAACATTCCCCCAATTTACCATCAGGGACATTGTTAAGGCCCACCAGTTATTAGCTGCCCATTTGGGCATCGGCAATATCCATATCCTTATTGGGGGGTCATTGGGTGGTCAGCAGGCTATCGAATGGGGTATTATTGAACCAAACCGTATCAAAAACCTTATTTTGATAGCTACCAACGCGCGTCATTCGCCATGGGGCATAGCATTTAATGAGTCGCAGCGTTTGGCTTTAACTGCCGACGTGACTTTTAACAACCACACTATTGAAGGCGGCCAGAATGGATTAAAGGCTGCCAGGAGTATAGCGCTGCTCTCCTACCGTACTTATAAAACTTATGGTATTACACAGCAGGAGGAGATTGACAGCAAAACCGACAATTTTAAGGCATCAACCTACCAGGAATACCAGGGCCAAAAACTGGTGAACCGGTTTAATGCCTACAGCTACTGGTATTTAACCAAGGTGATGGACTCGCACAATGTAGGCCGCGGCCGCAACGGTGTTGAGAAAGCATTAAGCCTTATCAAGGCCCGTACTTTGGTTATCGGCATCAAGTCGGACGTGTTATTTCCCATCGAAGAGCAGGAATACCTGTTTAGGCACATTCCCAAATCGGCCTTTGCCGAATTGGATTCGTTTTATGGCCACGATGGCTTTTTAATTGAAACAGAAGCATTAACAAATATTATAACATCGTTTTTTAAAACTGATGTAAAAGGAAAAATTATAGAATTGCAACGTACAGCGTAATGAGTAAAAAGTTAAGTATAGGATTATTTGGATTTGGCGTAGTTGGACAGGGATTATATGATATCATCAAGACAAAAAATTTAAACATCGAAATTGTAAAATTTGCTATTAAGGATCCGCACAAAGAGCGCTCCCTGCCGGCAGATTTATTTACCACAGATAGAGACGAGTTGCTAAACAACCCGGAGATTAATACCATTGTAGAATTGATTAACGATACCGAGGCGGCTTTTGAAATTGTATCAAGAGCATTAAGCAGTGGCAAAAACGTTGTATCGGCCAGTAAAAAAATGATAGCGCTTCATTTAGAAGAGTTGATTGAGCTACAGCACAAACATGGTACTTCATTATTATACGAAGGTGCGGTTTGCGGTAGCATCCCTATTATCCGTAACCTGGAAGAGTATTATGATAATGAACTACTACACTCCATAAGCGGAATTTTTAACGGATCATCAAATTATATTTTATCTAAAGGCTTTATTGAAGGCCTTGATTATGATAGCGCCCTGAAACAAGCGCAAGACCTTGGTTTTGCCGAAACCGACCCTACCAGCGACGTAGGCGGTTACGATGCCAAATATAAGCTGGTTATTGCTGCGGCACATGCCTATGGCGTAATCGTTCAGCCAGATGAAGTTTTCAATTTGGGCATCCAGAACCTTGCTGCCCAGGATTTACAATACGCCCGCGAAAAGAACCTGAAAATTAAACTGGTTCCGGTAGCTAAAGAATTGGACGATAGCAACGTGGCCATGTTTGTATTGCCAAAATTTGTTAACAGCACCGAGTTTTTATATAACGTAGAGTACGAGTACAATGGGGTAACAGTACAAGCCGCCTTTGCCGATCAGCAATTCTTTTTCGGAAAAGGCGCCGGTGGCCACCCTACCGGTTCGGCGGTGTTATCTGATATAGCTGCTTTGCGCTATAGCTACCAATACGAGTACAAAAAAGCCAAAGAAAAAACAGGACTTCAATTTACCAACGATGTGGAGTTTGACATCTATTTAAGATACGATGATGAGCGGTTGGTAGAAGATTTGAAATTTATCTCGATAAAAGAACGCTACTATTCGGGCAATTATAAATTTGTTATCGGAAAAGTTAATTTACAAAGCCTTATTGATAACCAATTGCAAATAGCCGAAGGAAAGGCGTTTGTTGCCTTTGCCGGCCAGCTTACCGGGGTTAGCCTGGCATCGATATAAGTAAAAGCTTGAATAGTTTAAAGCAAATTTTGCTTTGTTAGTTTATAACAAAAGACAGGGTATCCGTTTTGGGTACCCTGTCTTTGTGTTATAAAAATTTATTTTGTTATACAGCCCGATAGTGCACCTGCTCCTGGTATATCATTATCAGGCAGATCGGCAAAGCTACCGTCCTCATGTAAAACTTTTAGGTTTTTTCTGTTGGGGCCATTCCTTTCAAGCGTATGATTACCCTCCGTCATATCTGCATTAATAATAGCCTCCCTCATCCACGTGTTGTTAGCCTGGTTTTGGTTTAGTTCTCCATACTTTCTCATGATCTTATCCTCCTTTATATTTTAGGTTATTAATTCTAAAACTATTCATAGCTATGAATTCAGTCGGTGATAAGTCTGGGTACCCTGTTTTGTAGCTGGGGTGTTAGCCTCTTTGTATAAAATATAAACTTATTATTGATCTATATATTATCCTGAAAGCGTAATAAAGAAGAGGCCGGCCGGTATGGATAGCCCCTCCTTATTTTCAAGCAGCGAGTTCTGTTTGTTTAGTAAAGCCGGCTGGTCGCCGGCACGATGTTATAATTATCGCTAATAATAATTCAAGCTCGTAACCCTATATACCTTCTGTACCCGGCTCATGCCCTACCATGCGGCCTGTTGTGCGGCCCTGAGGGCGGCTGGCAAAATCTGTTTTAGCTGGACCTACCGAAGGAAACTCCTTTCTATTTGGCGGTGTTACATCGGTTTGCTCGCTGTAAGATGTATCTGCGCTTTTGGTTGGCTGATCAACTTCGGCCTGGCTATGGCTGCCTACACCTTCTGTTCTGGTTTTACGTTCCTCGGGTGTTTCGTTTGGATACTCATCGGTTACATCAAACTCTTCGTCTAAATCGTCGCCATCGTCTTCTAAATCGCGGTTGGCGTTATAGGCGTTATTGTTTACAGAATCCGAACCGGTATTTTGGTAGTCGCTGTCCTGGTTTTCCCAGGTTTCATTATGCATATTCATAGGTTTTAATTTTAGTTGTTAATTAATAAACCTATTAAAATATCATATTGTTTTCTAATTAAGAAAATAACTTTCAGAACAAATGGGCAGATATGGAGATTTCAGATGTGCAGTGCGACGATTAGTTAAACGAATGTTTCAAACTACCGTCATTGCGAGGTACGAAGCAATCCCCTACATGCTAAGTCCCACATAGTTTGGGATTGCTTCGTACCTCGCAATGACGGGTTTTATAAATGTTATTTCACAAACGTCATCACTGTTTTTTCCAGCTTACCTGATGGTTACTCAGGATGACAGTTTTTTATATGTCATTCCCATTCAGAATCAGCGGATTTTACTACCCCTATGACTTGACATTGAGTAATTTACGCGTTCACCAAACAAAGCTCTTTTACTTTAGCTACGGTGAAATCAACTTCGTCTTTTGTGTTGTATTTGGAAAAGGAAAACCTCACCGAAGGCCTTGACGAGCTTGCTCCTATCGAGGTAAGTACATGCGAGCCAATATCGGTGCCCGAGCTGCAGGCGCTGCCGCCTGATGCCGATATGCCGCTGATATCTAAATTAAATAATAACATATCTGCCATTTCCATCTCAGGAAAAGCTACGTTAAGTACAGTATATAAACTCTTTTCAGGGTCGGTTTCGCCGTTAAAGTTTACGCCGGGGATTTCGCTGGCCAGTTTGCCCAGCATGTATGATTTTAAGCCCTGGATATGTGCCTGGTGTTGCTCCATTTCGGCATAGGCCAACTCTAAAGCTTTGGCCAGGCCAACAATGCCGTAAATATTTTCGGTACCGCCGCGCATATTACGCTCCTGCGATCCGCCGTATATTAAAGGTTTTATTTTAATGCGGTGGTTAATGTGTAAAAAACCAACGCCTTTAGGCCCATGCAGTTTATGACCGGCGCAAACCAAAAAATGAGTTTTAAGCTTACTCAGGTCATGCTGATAGTGCCCCATGGTTTGTACCGTATCGCAATGATAGATGGCATTATAAGCCTCGCAAAGGTCGCCAATGCGGTTCATATCCGATAGGGTACCAATCTCGTTATTGGCGTGCATGATAGATACAAAACTCCTGGCATTATCCTTCAATAAAGTCTCCAGGTGGTCGTAATCTACATTGCCTTTACTGTCAATATTAACAAAGCTTAATTTGATGACACCCGATTTTTCCATAGCCTCCAATGTATGCAATACGGCATGGTGCTCAATATGGCTGGTTATGGCATGGGTAATGTTATGATCAATAATGCCGCAACGGATGGCTGTGTTATCGGCTTCGGTGCCGCTCGAGGTAAAAAATATTTCAGCAGGCGAAGTATGCAGCAGCCCGGCTATGGTTTTGCGCGACCTTTCGATTAGCGTACGCGCCTCCCTCCCATGTGAATGAATTGAAGATGGATTACCATAATGGTTTTCCATCACTTTATACATTTCTTTTAAAACTTCAGGGTCAAGCGGCGTAGTAGCAGCATTATCAAAATAAACACGCATCGTTATAGTAATTATTGATTTATTGAATTACTGAATTAGTGATTTGAAGAGTAAACTCAACAATTCATCAATTCAATCCTTCAACAAATGGGTCAGTTAACTTATAAAAACTCTTTATTAAATCACAACTTAATGATTTGGTTAAGTCTAACGCAATAATTCATTAAATCAGTAATTCAATAATTAATTCAAAATCTCTTTAATATCCGCGATTATCTTATTTGCCAGTCCGTTGGCAACCGTTTCTGAATTGCCCTCGGAGTAAATACGGATAATCGGTTCAGTATTTGAACGACGCAAATGTACCCATTCTTTATCAAATTCTATTTTCAAACCGTCAATTGTTGAGTGCGGTTGTTTCATGTATTTTTCTTCAACCTTGGTCAAAAGGGCGTCAATGTCCATTTCGGGGGTTAAAGTGATCTTATTTTTGGAAATAAAATAACCAGGATATGACTGACGCAGGTTTGAAACCGACTTGCCATATTTAGCAAGGTGGGTTAAAAATAAGGCAATACCAACTAAAGCATCGCGGCCGTAGTGTATTTCGGGATAAATAATACCACCATTACCTTCGCCACCAATTACGGCGTTAACTGCTTTCATTTGGTTAACCACGTTCACTTCGCCTACTGCCGACGCGTGATATTCGCCGCCGGCCTTTTCGGTAACATCGCGCAACGCACGGGTCGACGACAGGTTGGATACCGTATTACCCAAATTATTCTGCAGCACGTAATCGGCTACGGCAACCAGCGTATATTCCTCGCCAAACATATTGCCATCCTCGCAAACAAAGCACAGGCGGTCAACATCCGGGTCAACGGCTATACCTAAATGAGCACGCTTATTTAAAACTTCTTTTGACAAGGCTGTGAGGTTCTCCGGCAACGGTTCCGGGTTATGCGGAAAATTGCCATCGGGCTCGCAATATAATTCGTGAATGGTTTTTACACCCAGTGCCTTTAGCAAGGCCGGTACAAAAATACCGCCGGTAGAATTTACACAATCAATTACAATATTAAAATCGGCCTTTTTTATAGCTTCCACATCAACCAGCGGCAATGCCAGTACAAGATCGATATGTTTTTGCAGCCAGCTATCATCAAGGGTAACCTTACCAAGGTCGTTTACATCGGCATATTTAAAATCGCTGTTTTCGGCAATTTCCAGTACTTCTTTACCATCTGCATCACTTATAAATTCGCCATCGGCATTCAGTAGCTTAAGCGCGTTCCATTGTTTTGGGTTATGGCTTGCCGTTAGTATAATGCCACCTGCCGCCTGCTCGCCTGTAACTGCAACTTCAACAGTAGGCGTAGTTGAAAGGCCAAGGTCTATTACATCTATGCCGAGGCCTTGTAAAGTACCTACTACCAGGTTATTAACCATAGTGCCAGATATGCGGGCATCGCGGCCTATCACAATTTTTTTGATCCCTGATTTTTTAACTGCCCAGGCACCGTAAGCCGATGTGAATTTTACAATATCAAGCGGTGTTAAACCATCGCCGGCAGTACCACCAATGGTACCGCGTATTCCCGAAATTGATTTTATAAGTGTCAAAATTGTAATGTTTTTGTTGCACAAAAGTAAAATATTTAAGCGATTGCCTTGTACAAATTATATTTTTCTGCAAACGTTTGCTCAGCGAAAAACACCTTATACGGCTTTAAAAACTGCTTTATAGTTGTTACCCTTTTTAAAGTTTAACGTTTAAACAGGCCAATCTGCATGTGACATGTAAACTAACCTATGTTTTAGTTTTTATTAAGCGCTTGTTATAAAACTTGTTTTAAAGTATTTAATAACTTTGAACGAAAATATAAAATTCAATTTGCATCAATGCCAGATTACATCTTACAACTCGACCGGCATTTATTTTATTTCATCAACCACGATTTGGCCAACCCGTTCTTTGACCTGGTTATGCCCTGGTTCCGCAATCCTAAATTCTGGATTCCGCTTTATATTTTCATTATTGTTTTTTCATTATGGCGGTATAAAAAAGTGGGCGCTGTTATCATCATCCTGTTGGCAACAACAGCAGGCTTTGCCGATTTTACAAGCGCTACCCTCATTAAGCACCAGGTACAAAGGCTTCGCCCCTGCCGCGATCCGGTTGTTGGCTTAACTGATATTAACCGCATTCCATGCGGAACGGGTTACAGCTTCCCTTCAACCCATGCGACCGATCATTTTGCCATGGCCATATTTTTATGCCTTGTTTTTGGCAAAAAGTGGCGCTGGGTATGGTTTGCTGCAATTTTCTGGGCCGCGCTGGTATCATTTGCCCAGGTGTATGTGGGAGTTCATTTCCCTGTCGATGTAATTTGCGGGGCTATTTACGGCTCGCTTGTGGGGATGCTGTTTGCCTATATTTTCAAAAAAATACAACCTGCCTTTTAATGGAGATCTGGAAAGTTTTACTGTTATTTTTAAGCGCCTCCTTTGGTGGCCTATCTGTTTTTTTATTCAGGGGCGATAATCATAAAATGCTCAAACTTGTGCTATCGTTTAGCGGGGCATACCTATTTGGCATAACGGTTTTGCATTTAATACCCGATGCTTACCACGGCAATGATAATTATGTGGGGGTGTTTATCCTGATTGGTTTTCTTTTCCAGATTGTTTTAGAGCTGTTTTCTGACGGCATTGAGCACGGCCACATGCACAAACACCAGCACGACCTGGTAACTTTCCCGGTGGGTATTATGGTGAGCCTTTGCCTGCACGCTTTTTTGGAGGGGATGCCATTGGCGCAGGGCAACCAGGATCAGTTGGTTTATGGCATAGCACTGCACCATATACCGGCAGCGTTTGCTTTAGGTACTGTGCTGCTCACCAACAAGCAAGGCCGTAATAAAACCGTTTTTTTTATTTTGTTATTCGCCGTAATGGCGCCGGCGGGCTACTTTTTTAGTAATGCCTTAAGCACCAGTAATATTGGTAACCTGCAGCATTACTTTAACAGGATAATGGGCGTGGTAATTGGTGTCTTCCTGCACATATCCACCACCATATTATTTGAATCAAGCGCCGATCACAAATTTAACTTACGAAAAATGGCGGCTGTTCTTTTGGGAGTTGCCATTGCGTTGGCGGGAAGCCCCCTAACCCATTAAGCCCCCTAACCCCCTGAAGGGGGAACTTTTTGAATTGTTAATTTGAATTTGCAACTATTGTTCCCCCTTCAGGGGGGTAGGGGGCTTAGGCGCTATGCGCTAATTAATACTCTCTAACATTTTAATATACAGCTCAATACCTTCTCTTATTTCATCTACATATACAAACTCGTCAGCAGTATGTGACCTTGCCGAATCGCCGGGGCCAACTTTGATTGATGGGATATCCAGCAACGATTGATCTGAGGTGGTTGGAGAGCCATACGTTGTGCGGCCTAAAGCTATACCGGCTTGCACAATAGCATGCTCTTTGGGGATTGATGATGGTTTAAGGCGGATAGATCTTGGCTTTACCTCGCAGCTTACGTGCTGGCGGATGATTTCCAGAACCTCCTCATTGCGGTAGGCATCTGTAACCCGAACATCAACCGTAAACACACAACTTGCCGGTACCACATTATGCTGCGAACCTGCGTTGATAATGGTAACCGACATTTTTATGGGCCCAAAAACTTCCGATTCTTTGGGGAACTTAAAACTGCGGAACCATTCAATATCTGTTAATGCTTTATAGATGGCATTTTCGCCTTCTTCTCGGGCAGCATGCCCGGCGCGGCCATGAGCGGTGCAATCCAACACCATTAAGCCACGTTCGGCAATGGCCAGCTGCATCAGGGTAGGCTCTCCTACTATACCGAAATCAAGTTTACCCAGGTCGGGGATAATGAGTTCAAGTCCGTTTACGCCCGAGATTTCTTCTTCGGCAGTGGTAGCCAGGCAAAAATTATATTTCAGGTTTTCCCTGTCGTGAAAATAAAGAAATACAGCTATTAACGATACCAGACAACCGCCTGCATCATTACTGCCAAGGCCAAATAGTTTGCCGTCTTCAATTTTGGCATCATATGGATCGCGTGTGTAACCTGAATTGGGTTTCACGGTATCATGATGTGAGTTGAGCAGTATGGTTGGCTTTGCCGGATCAAAATGCCTGTTCCATGCCCAGATATTGTTAAGCTTGCGATGGGTGGTTACGCCATGTTGTTGTAAAAACTCGTTAATCAGATCGGCTGTACGGTCTTCTTCTTTACTGAATGATGGTATAGATATCAGCTGCTGCAGTAATGTAACTGCCAACTGGTATAAATTGTTGCTATCGGTCATAGATATCGGGATAATCCCATGAATGTTATGCGGGCAAAATTAATAACTTTTTATGTAACGATACTGATAAACGAATGGTATTAATATTCGGGTTTAAATTAAAATTGTAGTTTTGAAATTCAATCTATTTATCCAAAACAATGAAAAAAACATCAATCTTATCTATCTTATTTTTAATGCTGATGGCAGGCACTTCCTACGCCCAGCAAACCAGCAACTACAACAAAAACGGTTACAAGCTTACTTTTATCAACTATGACAATACGCTTGATACTGCGCTGAAAACCAGACTGATAAACACATTTTATAAAGTATATCCTGAACTGGCAAATGCCTACAACAAAAAAACACTGAAGGCAGTTACCATGATTATAGATACCAGTTACAAAGGCGTTGCCGAAACCGCAAACGGCATTGTAACCATAAGCTCGCGCTGGATGCACCAACGCCCGGAGGATATTGATGTGGTAACGCACGAGGTAATGCACATTGTGCAGGATTATGGCCAAAGCACCGGCCCGGGCTGGTTAACAGAAGGTATTGCCGATTATGCACGGTTTAAATTTGGCGTTAATAACCCGGCAGCCAACTGGTCGTTACCGGCCTATAAGGCCACTCAAAACTATGACAA is drawn from Mucilaginibacter ginsenosidivorax and contains these coding sequences:
- a CDS encoding basic secretory protein-like protein; translation: MKKTSILSILFLMLMAGTSYAQQTSNYNKNGYKLTFINYDNTLDTALKTRLINTFYKVYPELANAYNKKTLKAVTMIIDTSYKGVAETANGIVTISSRWMHQRPEDIDVVTHEVMHIVQDYGQSTGPGWLTEGIADYARFKFGVNNPAANWSLPAYKATQNYDNSYRVTARFLAWLEKSKPGIVKTFDSKMRDHTFTDDTWKQQTGKTLDELWKDYSANPVV
- a CDS encoding homoserine dehydrogenase translates to MSKKLSIGLFGFGVVGQGLYDIIKTKNLNIEIVKFAIKDPHKERSLPADLFTTDRDELLNNPEINTIVELINDTEAAFEIVSRALSSGKNVVSASKKMIALHLEELIELQHKHGTSLLYEGAVCGSIPIIRNLEEYYDNELLHSISGIFNGSSNYILSKGFIEGLDYDSALKQAQDLGFAETDPTSDVGGYDAKYKLVIAAAHAYGVIVQPDEVFNLGIQNLAAQDLQYAREKNLKIKLVPVAKELDDSNVAMFVLPKFVNSTEFLYNVEYEYNGVTVQAAFADQQFFFGKGAGGHPTGSAVLSDIAALRYSYQYEYKKAKEKTGLQFTNDVEFDIYLRYDDERLVEDLKFISIKERYYSGNYKFVIGKVNLQSLIDNQLQIAEGKAFVAFAGQLTGVSLASI
- a CDS encoding homoserine O-acetyltransferase family protein, which gives rise to MNTEIFKYTQTFELESGEQLQQLEIGFHTYGRLNKERDNVVWVCHALTANADVFDWWKGFVGTANKFNPEEHFIVCANILGSPYGTTNPLSTNPETGLPYFLTFPQFTIRDIVKAHQLLAAHLGIGNIHILIGGSLGGQQAIEWGIIEPNRIKNLILIATNARHSPWGIAFNESQRLALTADVTFNNHTIEGGQNGLKAARSIALLSYRTYKTYGITQQEEIDSKTDNFKASTYQEYQGQKLVNRFNAYSYWYLTKVMDSHNVGRGRNGVEKALSLIKARTLVIGIKSDVLFPIEEQEYLFRHIPKSAFAELDSFYGHDGFLIETEALTNIITSFFKTDVKGKIIELQRTA
- a CDS encoding ZIP family metal transporter, encoding MEIWKVLLLFLSASFGGLSVFLFRGDNHKMLKLVLSFSGAYLFGITVLHLIPDAYHGNDNYVGVFILIGFLFQIVLELFSDGIEHGHMHKHQHDLVTFPVGIMVSLCLHAFLEGMPLAQGNQDQLVYGIALHHIPAAFALGTVLLTNKQGRNKTVFFILLFAVMAPAGYFFSNALSTSNIGNLQHYFNRIMGVVIGVFLHISTTILFESSADHKFNLRKMAAVLLGVAIALAGSPLTH
- a CDS encoding M20 family metallo-hydrolase; amino-acid sequence: MTDSNNLYQLAVTLLQQLISIPSFSKEEDRTADLINEFLQQHGVTTHRKLNNIWAWNRHFDPAKPTILLNSHHDTVKPNSGYTRDPYDAKIEDGKLFGLGSNDAGGCLVSLIAVFLYFHDRENLKYNFCLATTAEEEISGVNGLELIIPDLGKLDFGIVGEPTLMQLAIAERGLMVLDCTAHGRAGHAAREEGENAIYKALTDIEWFRSFKFPKESEVFGPIKMSVTIINAGSQHNVVPASCVFTVDVRVTDAYRNEEVLEIIRQHVSCEVKPRSIRLKPSSIPKEHAIVQAGIALGRTTYGSPTTSDQSLLDIPSIKVGPGDSARSHTADEFVYVDEIREGIELYIKMLESIN
- the glmM gene encoding phosphoglucosamine mutase, with the translated sequence MTLIKSISGIRGTIGGTAGDGLTPLDIVKFTSAYGAWAVKKSGIKKIVIGRDARISGTMVNNLVVGTLQGLGIDVIDLGLSTTPTVEVAVTGEQAAGGIILTASHNPKQWNALKLLNADGEFISDADGKEVLEIAENSDFKYADVNDLGKVTLDDSWLQKHIDLVLALPLVDVEAIKKADFNIVIDCVNSTGGIFVPALLKALGVKTIHELYCEPDGNFPHNPEPLPENLTALSKEVLNKRAHLGIAVDPDVDRLCFVCEDGNMFGEEYTLVAVADYVLQNNLGNTVSNLSSTRALRDVTEKAGGEYHASAVGEVNVVNQMKAVNAVIGGEGNGGIIYPEIHYGRDALVGIALFLTHLAKYGKSVSNLRQSYPGYFISKNKITLTPEMDIDALLTKVEEKYMKQPHSTIDGLKIEFDKEWVHLRRSNTEPIIRIYSEGNSETVANGLANKIIADIKEILN
- a CDS encoding cysteine desulfurase family protein; protein product: MRVYFDNAATTPLDPEVLKEMYKVMENHYGNPSSIHSHGREARTLIERSRKTIAGLLHTSPAEIFFTSSGTEADNTAIRCGIIDHNITHAITSHIEHHAVLHTLEAMEKSGVIKLSFVNIDSKGNVDYDHLETLLKDNARSFVSIMHANNEIGTLSDMNRIGDLCEAYNAIYHCDTVQTMGHYQHDLSKLKTHFLVCAGHKLHGPKGVGFLHINHRIKIKPLIYGGSQERNMRGGTENIYGIVGLAKALELAYAEMEQHQAHIQGLKSYMLGKLASEIPGVNFNGETDPEKSLYTVLNVAFPEMEMADMLLFNLDISGISASGGSACSSGTDIGSHVLTSIGASSSRPSVRFSFSKYNTKDEVDFTVAKVKELCLVNA
- a CDS encoding O-acetylhomoserine aminocarboxypropyltransferase/cysteine synthase family protein encodes the protein MSALKFETLQLHAGQEVEPTTGSRAVPLYQTTSYVFKNAEHGANLFALKEFGNIYTRLMNPTTDVFEKRIAALEGGVAALATASGQAAQFIALNNILQVGDNFVTSPFLYGGTYNQFKVAFKRLGIDVRFAKDDTAESLEALIDDKTKAIYLETIGNPGFTIADFDKVGALAKKHDLPLIVDNTFGAGGYLFRPLEHGASVVVQSTTKWIGGHGTSIGGVIVDGGTYNWGNGKFPQFTEPSEGYHGLVFADVFGIGGPFGNIQFIIRARVEGLRDFGPSQSPFNSWLNIQGLETLSLRVQRHVDNTLELAKWLDQHPQVASVNYPGLTSSPYHELAKKYLKNGFGAVLSFEIDGDKEAAGKLIDSLKLVSHLANVGDAKTLIIQPSATTHQQLSDEEQLSAGVTPTSLRVAVGIEHIDDIKADFEQAFAKIKEAQAELA
- a CDS encoding phosphatase PAP2 family protein, encoding MPDYILQLDRHLFYFINHDLANPFFDLVMPWFRNPKFWIPLYIFIIVFSLWRYKKVGAVIIILLATTAGFADFTSATLIKHQVQRLRPCRDPVVGLTDINRIPCGTGYSFPSTHATDHFAMAIFLCLVFGKKWRWVWFAAIFWAALVSFAQVYVGVHFPVDVICGAIYGSLVGMLFAYIFKKIQPAF